The following are encoded in a window of Caldicellulosiruptor danielii genomic DNA:
- a CDS encoding Rpn family recombination-promoting nuclease/putative transposase, whose amino-acid sequence MEQRVPHNQYDLTFKRLFQFKEVFLNFIRSNINREWVNKIDTESLEFVDRSFIKDEFVEKEADVIYRARLEDTDIYFYVLIEPQSTADRSMPRRLFEYMSLIWKRHMEEKADELFPPIVPIVLYNGKSSWNMPTQIFKGFDIFKDDMFNYVLVDVNRLDDEKLKSRLDILSIILYLEKSRRNAEEFIGKLREVSGYVSKLPQAQVKVFCSWLLRIVRPQVREEMRSRIDELLEKIEAEGVEDVGEFIFNVQQLIQEYYREAEEKGKEKGYEEGIQEGIQRKEEEIVRRLIQKGFDDNFIAEATGVEIERIKKIREEFVL is encoded by the coding sequence ATGGAACAAAGAGTACCGCATAACCAGTATGATTTGACATTCAAGAGATTATTTCAATTCAAGGAAGTATTTTTAAACTTTATAAGGAGCAATATAAATAGAGAATGGGTAAATAAAATAGATACTGAGAGTTTAGAGTTTGTAGACAGAAGTTTTATAAAGGACGAATTTGTAGAGAAAGAGGCAGATGTGATATATAGAGCGAGATTAGAAGATACGGACATATACTTTTATGTGTTAATAGAACCGCAATCCACTGCAGACAGAAGTATGCCAAGGAGATTATTTGAGTATATGAGCCTTATATGGAAAAGACACATGGAAGAGAAGGCAGATGAGTTATTTCCGCCAATTGTTCCGATAGTGCTGTACAATGGCAAAAGTAGCTGGAACATGCCGACCCAGATATTTAAAGGTTTTGATATATTCAAGGATGATATGTTTAACTATGTTCTGGTTGATGTAAACAGGCTTGATGATGAGAAGCTAAAAAGCAGGTTAGACATTTTAAGTATTATTTTGTATTTAGAAAAGTCAAGAAGAAATGCAGAGGAGTTTATAGGAAAGCTCAGAGAAGTGTCGGGATATGTTAGTAAGTTACCACAGGCGCAGGTAAAAGTGTTTTGTTCATGGTTGTTGCGGATAGTAAGACCGCAGGTGAGAGAGGAGATGAGAAGCAGAATAGATGAATTATTGGAGAAGATAGAAGCTGAGGGGGTGGAAGATGTGGGTGAGTTTATATTCAATGTTCAGCAGCTGATACAGGAGTATTACAGAGAGGCAGAAGAAAAAGGCAAAGAAAAGGGCTATGAGGAAGGTATACAGGAAGGTATACAACGAAAAGAAGAGGAAATTGTGAGAAGGCTTATACAAAAAGGGTTTGATGATAATTTCATAGCTGAGGCAACCGGGGTTGAAATTGAGAGGATAAAGAAGATAAGAGAAGAATTTGTGTTATAA
- a CDS encoding carbohydrate ABC transporter permease produces the protein MKKKKLTGEKIAKIAMSTVIVLALIVILFPFYWLFITSIRPKSEIFNISSLITLKPHFGNYKMVFTERPFARYILNSFVIGLETTIISIVIASFAAYAIAKTNISPKVKNLVLSLSLAVSMFPQITIVSPIYVIVKNLGLRNSFFGLLIPYTTFSLPLAIWYLTTFYQGISHEIDEAAKIDGCNTFQIFYKIITPLIAPGIFTAAILIFISVWNEFLFALVINTDDIWRTVSVGIVMFQGRFTIPWDEISAAAIVVMIPLVLMVFVFQQRIVSGLTAGAVKE, from the coding sequence ATGAAGAAAAAGAAATTGACAGGCGAAAAGATTGCGAAAATTGCAATGAGTACGGTAATTGTTCTTGCATTGATTGTAATTTTATTTCCCTTTTACTGGTTATTTATAACATCAATAAGGCCAAAGAGTGAGATATTCAATATTTCATCTTTGATAACCTTAAAACCTCATTTTGGAAATTACAAGATGGTGTTTACTGAAAGACCATTTGCCAGATACATTTTAAACAGCTTTGTAATTGGTCTTGAGACCACTATTATATCCATTGTAATAGCAAGTTTTGCAGCATATGCTATTGCTAAAACAAATATTTCACCCAAGGTTAAAAACCTTGTTTTGAGTCTTTCATTAGCTGTTTCAATGTTTCCACAAATTACAATTGTATCTCCTATTTACGTTATTGTAAAAAACCTTGGTTTAAGAAATAGCTTCTTTGGGCTTTTAATTCCATACACCACATTTTCACTGCCACTTGCCATTTGGTATCTGACAACATTTTATCAAGGTATCTCTCATGAAATTGATGAAGCAGCAAAAATTGATGGGTGCAACACGTTTCAAATATTTTACAAAATAATAACACCTCTTATAGCACCTGGTATTTTTACGGCAGCTATACTGATATTTATTTCGGTCTGGAATGAATTTCTGTTTGCTTTGGTCATAAACACTGATGATATTTGGAGAACAGTTTCTGTTGGTATAGTCATGTTCCAGGGACGATTCACAATTCCTTGGGATGAGATTTCAGCTGCAGCAATTGTGGTTATGATTCCGCTTGTGCTAATGGTATTTGTATTCCAGCAAAGAATTGTATCTGGTCTTACTGCGGGGGCTGTGAAAGAATAG
- a CDS encoding methyl-accepting chemotaxis protein, whose amino-acid sequence MQVVLTILGALVLSVVFSVLILKIFVDKTLSILQGKNNLNAIEKLFLTPVKDWAASFQGFLSDIFKEIDLAYNKILSVAYDIESSAEKNQQQSNLVLTNSKEIQNSISGLLVGLKLVLQHIESAYENVSSLEEFMTHFKEKNQNIQEDIQKLLAEVSSGLENMVSENTAYTQKMADQINKLKAVFKKVEDFLGTIVKISEQINILALNASIESAKLENVLGENFKTGFHVIADQIRRLSNDTKSTADEIGDFIIEISGIADSISTLSEKSKDIISRQIEYGRTTFQKLNQVSHLVDYINKKISQASERLSVQYSIVNDLKHYVSRLENDYIAVDSSTSKILSSVEVSQKTAARLMRLMNRLVDMCKEFESVRNDISAKITKRVEIEVNQQRIAEAIEIIENEVIPQLVSSWQKEFNHKEVIDQSLQEFSNIFEALWTNNPDGTFIYSNPPEGIENAKVREWFTKAVAGHTYVSSAYISAITRNYCITISMPVYDNYGKLLGVIGADIKL is encoded by the coding sequence ATGCAGGTTGTATTGACTATCTTGGGTGCGCTTGTGCTATCAGTTGTGTTTTCGGTTCTAATTTTAAAAATTTTTGTTGACAAGACACTTTCAATTTTGCAGGGAAAGAACAACCTCAACGCAATTGAAAAGCTATTTTTGACACCTGTGAAAGACTGGGCAGCATCTTTTCAAGGTTTTCTAAGTGACATATTCAAAGAGATCGACCTTGCATACAACAAAATCTTGTCAGTTGCTTATGACATTGAATCAAGCGCAGAAAAGAACCAGCAGCAGTCTAATCTTGTGCTAACAAATAGCAAGGAGATTCAAAATTCTATTTCAGGACTTTTGGTAGGCTTAAAGCTTGTTCTTCAACACATTGAGAGCGCCTATGAAAATGTCTCAAGCCTTGAAGAATTTATGACTCATTTCAAAGAAAAAAACCAGAATATTCAAGAAGACATCCAAAAGCTGCTTGCAGAGGTATCCAGTGGTTTAGAAAATATGGTTTCTGAAAATACAGCGTATACTCAGAAAATGGCTGACCAAATAAACAAGCTTAAGGCTGTTTTCAAAAAGGTAGAAGATTTCCTTGGTACAATTGTGAAAATTTCAGAGCAGATAAACATTCTTGCACTGAACGCTTCAATTGAATCTGCAAAGCTTGAAAATGTACTGGGTGAGAATTTTAAAACAGGCTTTCATGTAATTGCCGACCAAATCCGAAGGCTTTCAAATGATACAAAATCAACTGCAGACGAGATTGGAGACTTTATAATTGAGATTTCTGGCATAGCCGATAGCATTTCAACTCTGAGTGAGAAAAGCAAGGATATTATATCAAGACAGATAGAGTATGGCAGAACTACCTTTCAGAAACTAAATCAGGTATCTCACCTTGTTGACTACATAAACAAAAAGATTTCTCAGGCATCAGAAAGACTCTCTGTGCAGTACTCTATTGTGAATGACCTTAAACACTATGTATCAAGGCTTGAAAATGACTACATCGCTGTGGATAGTAGCACAAGCAAAATTTTGAGTTCTGTAGAGGTGAGCCAAAAAACTGCAGCAAGGCTTATGCGGCTTATGAACAGGCTTGTTGACATGTGCAAGGAGTTTGAGTCTGTCAGAAATGACATTTCAGCAAAAATTACAAAGAGAGTAGAAATAGAAGTAAACCAGCAGCGCATTGCAGAGGCTATTGAAATAATTGAAAATGAAGTGATTCCACAGCTTGTTTCAAGCTGGCAAAAGGAGTTCAATCACAAAGAGGTTATAGACCAGAGTCTTCAAGAGTTTTCTAATATATTTGAGGCTCTGTGGACAAACAACCCTGATGGAACCTTTATATATTCAAATCCGCCAGAGGGTATAGAAAATGCAAAGGTCAGGGAATGGTTTACAAAAGCAGTGGCAGGTCACACATATGTATCTTCAGCTTACATCTCAGCCATCACAAGAAACTACTGCATCACAATTTCTATGCCTGTATATGACAACTATGGTAAGCTTTTGGGTGTGATAGGCGCAGATATAAAGCTGTAA
- a CDS encoding oxaloacetate decarboxylase subunit alpha, with the protein MKRIFITETVLRDAQQSLIATRMPFEDFEGILDRIDSAGYYSIECWGGATFDSCLRYLNEDPWERLRKIKSKVKNTKLQMLLRGQNLLGYKHYSDDVVRMFVRKSIENGMDIIRIFDALNDLRNIEVAVDETIKAGGHAQGTIVYTISPIHSLEMYVKIGKDLESMGVHSICIKDMAGIMSPKEAYDLVKALKENVKVPVFLHTHSTTGLGILTYLKAVEAGVDGIDTAISSFSGGTSQPPTETLDYALKQMGFDTGLNSKVLKEINDFFKPVKDKFIKNGLLNPFVLSTDTDALIYQIPGGMLSNLIAQLKQQNALDKLDEVLMEVPRVREDLGYPPLVTPMSQIVGTQAAANVLSGERYKVILKEVKAYIRGEYGRPPGKINPDLVKKVLGSEKPIEGRFADTLEPIFEKTKEKVKDFAKTDEDVLSYILFPQVAEEFLRNRGKKKEPRERKIEYTIEGIS; encoded by the coding sequence ATGAAGAGAATCTTCATTACAGAAACCGTTTTAAGGGATGCCCAGCAATCACTGATTGCAACAAGAATGCCTTTTGAAGATTTTGAAGGAATTTTAGACAGAATAGACTCTGCAGGGTATTATTCAATTGAGTGCTGGGGCGGTGCAACATTTGATTCGTGCCTCAGATACTTAAACGAAGATCCTTGGGAGCGCTTGAGAAAAATAAAGTCAAAAGTGAAAAACACAAAGCTTCAGATGCTTCTTCGCGGACAAAATCTTTTGGGCTACAAGCATTACTCAGACGATGTTGTCAGGATGTTTGTTCGGAAATCTATTGAAAATGGAATGGATATAATAAGGATATTTGATGCTTTAAATGATCTGCGAAACATTGAAGTTGCAGTCGATGAGACAATCAAAGCAGGCGGACATGCCCAGGGCACAATTGTGTATACTATAAGCCCAATCCACAGCCTTGAGATGTACGTAAAGATTGGCAAGGATCTTGAAAGTATGGGTGTTCATTCCATCTGCATAAAAGACATGGCAGGAATCATGAGCCCAAAAGAAGCTTATGATCTTGTGAAAGCACTAAAAGAAAACGTAAAGGTACCAGTTTTCCTTCACACACACTCAACAACAGGGCTTGGAATTCTCACATACCTAAAAGCAGTAGAAGCCGGTGTTGATGGCATTGACACAGCCATCTCGAGCTTTTCAGGTGGTACATCACAGCCGCCAACAGAGACTTTGGACTATGCACTCAAGCAAATGGGCTTTGACACGGGGCTAAATAGCAAAGTCTTAAAAGAGATAAATGACTTTTTCAAGCCTGTGAAAGACAAGTTTATCAAAAATGGACTGCTCAATCCTTTTGTTTTGTCAACAGACACAGATGCACTCATTTATCAGATTCCGGGTGGCATGCTTTCAAACCTCATTGCTCAGCTAAAACAGCAAAATGCTTTGGATAAGCTTGATGAGGTTTTGATGGAGGTGCCAAGGGTAAGAGAGGATTTAGGGTATCCGCCGCTTGTGACTCCAATGAGCCAGATAGTTGGGACGCAGGCTGCTGCGAACGTGCTCTCTGGTGAGAGATACAAAGTAATCTTAAAAGAAGTAAAGGCATATATAAGAGGGGAGTATGGCAGACCGCCTGGAAAGATAAACCCTGATCTTGTAAAAAAGGTGCTTGGCAGCGAAAAGCCAATTGAGGGAAGATTTGCAGACACATTAGAGCCTATTTTTGAGAAGACAAAAGAGAAGGTAAAAGATTTTGCAAAGACTGATGAAGATGTTTTGTCTTACATTCTCTTCCCTCAGGTTGCTGAGGAGTTTTTGAGAAACAGAGGCAAAAAGAAAGAGCCAAGAGAAAGAAAGATTGAATATACAATAGAAGGAATATCATAA